A genomic window from Elaeis guineensis isolate ETL-2024a chromosome 3, EG11, whole genome shotgun sequence includes:
- the LOC140856082 gene encoding pectinesterase-like, with protein MAKLIANFFALSLIMAINVATSNPILSCSETPYPYVCSSVVNTSPLIAQAKTQSGFRNLALLAALDRAVRAHELASAMDISSLDEPLKAAWADCLEVCQDTIGNLNSSMSSSSYDDAQTWLSAAVANQQTCRNGFIELGSSFPLDSLPFMSHNISELLSNSLAINKAMAPAKSGGNRGLLLDGFPNWLSASDRKFLQSSAINADLVVAKDGSGDYDTISAAIAAASKQSNGTSRFVIHVKAGVYNENIDTSMKNLTIIGDGINATIVTGSKNVKDGSTTFRSATFAVTGDGFIARGMTFQNTAGPEKHQAVAFRSSSDLSVYYQCSFEGYQDTLYVHSKQQFYRNCNIYGTIDFIFGDATVVFQNCNIYVRKPMTGQKNTVTAQGRTDERTDTGISIHDSVVTAAPDLKPVQSSFQTYLGRPWKKYSRTVYMKTFLDSLIDPAGWLEWDGDFALKTLYYGEYMNTGAGADTSQRVTWPGYHVITSAADASQFTVGNFLSGNSWIPATGVPYTPGL; from the exons ATGGCTAAGTTAATAGCAAATTTCTTTGCCCTCTCTCTCATCATGGCCATTAATGTGGCAACAAGTAACCCAATATTGTCATGCAGTGAAACCCCTTACCCTTATGTATGTAGTTCCGTTGTAAATACTAGCCCTCTAATTGCCCAAGCCAAAACACAATCCGGATTCCGTAACCTAGCCCTCCTGGCAGCCTTGGACCGAGCAGTACGAGCTCATGAGCTCGCATCGGCCATGGATATAAGCTCGTTGGATGAGCCGTTAAAAGCTGCATGGGCTGATTGCTTGGAGGTTTGTCAAGACACCATTGGCAACCTTAACAGCTCGATGAGCTCTTCATCGTATGATGATGCTCAGACATGGCTAAGTGCTGCAGTGGCCAATCAACAGACCTGTCGAAATGGATTTATTGAGCTTGGTTCTTCCTTTCCCTTGGATTCATTGCCCTTTATGTCTCATAACATATCGGAGTTGCTAAGCAACTCTCTAGCCATTAACAAGGCAATGGCACCAGCCAAGTCAGGTGGTAATCGTGGGTTGCTCTTGGATGGATTCCCGAACTGGCTCTCTGCCTCCGATCGAAAGTTTCTTCAATCTTCAGCGATAAATGCCGATCTTGTTGTGGCCAAAGATGGCTCTGGAGATTATGATACCATCTCAGCAGCCATTGCAGCTGCTTCGAAGCAAAGCAACGGCACGTCAAGATTTGTGATCCACGTCAAAGCTGGTGTTTACAATGAGAATATCGACACATCGATGAAGAATCTAACGATAATTGGAGATGGAATAAATGCTACCATTGTTACTGGTAGTAAGAACGTGAAAGATGGCTCCACAACATTCCGTTCCGCAACCTTCG CGGTCACTGGCGATGGCTTCATCGCTCGAGGCATGACCTTCCAGAACACAGCAGGGCCTGAGAAGCACCAGGCAgttgccttccgatcaagctcAGACCTCTCGGTCTACTACCAGTGCAGCTTCGAGGGCTACCAGGACACACTCTACGTCCACTCCAAGCAGCAATTCTACCGCAACTGCAACATCTATGGCACCATCGACTTCATCTTCGGCGACGCCACCGTGGTCTTCCAGAACTGCAACATATACGTCAGGAAGCCGATGACCGGCCAGAAGAACACCGTGACAGCCCAGGGCCGGACTGACGAGAGAACGGACACCGGCATATCGATTCACGATTCGGTGGTCACCGCCGCACCGGACCTCAAACCGGTCCAGAGCTCATTCCAGACCTACCTTGGCCGGCCATGGAAGAAGTATTCGAGGACAGTATACATGAAGACGTTTTTAGATAGCTTAATTGATCCGGCTGGATGGCTCGAGTGGGACGGTGACTTTGCTTTGAAGACTTTGTACTATGGGGAGTACATGAACACCGGCGCAGGGGCTGATACCAGTCAGCGGGTGACGTGGCCCGGCTACCATGTTATAACGAGCGCAGCGGATGCCAGCCAGTTCACGGTGGGGAACTTCTTGTCCGGGAACTCATGGATTCCGGCCACTGGAGTCCCGTATACACCTGGCCTTTAA